The Akkermansia sp. N21116 genome includes a region encoding these proteins:
- a CDS encoding NPCBM/NEW2 domain-containing protein, whose translation MIYSKFLPFVLCMGIGIACFPVSAKEYATLGEAQAAKVADNNEPVDRLGVLWKVTDKDRENAGKAWKIISDYNKKLAKTDRKLYAVYVTFKDRPALAHYKDRYDRILKNIQAYYYDQMRANGFPGLTFALDLDDHGKLKMYEAHVDVPMEKVTVRSSGPLAREAAKKVLAENGIDADKNHILVVCQLPDGVGPYYGGGSFASGTGWTCDQDGLDTKNFKRTDYFGGRYKASYGRNATIYIGGTAHELGHSFGLPHTRENSSYPKKENGTSLMGSGNHVYGNELRKEGNGTFLAPTDAMMLASIPLFRGYETGLSFRYAGGDLGVSRRYSNGDFIKLDASPIPFGMRLSGVVKENPKNPPYAVIVRLNPPGNNDYDTYSVADVPDEDGSFSLDIDYPGHTGYVDVTIYIQYADGSRSQIAIPSTMNKDGLATDSLRDFVLFNEVISYWDRMQNDKAREALEKIKTQYAGDTSVMKSVARWEDVLTNKQPTFKGDLSSVPDSEKKVSLLDYKPSSSKSGWHGPFWNRLAPSTSGLDAFFSSGPVKNYIMNHAVGDLVYHLDGKWDEFSATVGVPCSKDGSVVFEIVGDGKPLLTSKTLKEGESVPVKVSVKDVKVLEIKLNDAGDGNRSDWGLIVSPELSR comes from the coding sequence ATGATTTATTCTAAGTTTCTTCCCTTCGTGCTATGCATGGGGATAGGCATTGCCTGTTTCCCCGTGTCTGCCAAAGAGTACGCTACTCTTGGCGAAGCCCAGGCGGCTAAGGTGGCCGACAACAATGAACCGGTGGATCGTCTCGGCGTTCTCTGGAAAGTGACCGACAAGGATCGGGAAAATGCGGGCAAGGCATGGAAGATCATCTCTGATTATAACAAAAAACTGGCAAAGACGGACCGCAAGCTCTATGCCGTGTACGTTACCTTCAAAGACAGGCCCGCCTTGGCTCATTACAAGGATCGTTATGACCGCATTCTGAAGAACATTCAGGCATATTATTACGATCAGATGCGTGCCAACGGTTTCCCCGGACTGACTTTTGCCCTTGACCTGGATGACCATGGCAAACTGAAAATGTATGAAGCCCATGTGGATGTCCCCATGGAAAAAGTAACGGTTCGTTCCTCTGGGCCTCTGGCCCGTGAAGCTGCCAAAAAAGTACTCGCGGAAAATGGTATTGATGCAGATAAGAACCATATTCTTGTCGTTTGCCAGCTCCCGGATGGAGTTGGGCCGTATTATGGAGGCGGTTCATTCGCCTCCGGTACGGGGTGGACGTGCGACCAGGATGGTCTGGATACCAAGAATTTCAAGAGGACGGATTACTTCGGCGGACGGTACAAGGCCAGTTATGGCCGGAATGCTACGATCTATATTGGAGGAACGGCTCATGAATTGGGACATTCGTTCGGACTTCCCCATACTCGCGAAAATTCTTCCTATCCCAAAAAGGAGAACGGTACGTCTCTGATGGGGTCCGGTAACCATGTGTACGGCAACGAACTCCGCAAGGAAGGCAATGGTACGTTCCTGGCTCCGACGGATGCCATGATGCTGGCTTCCATCCCATTGTTTCGCGGTTATGAGACCGGACTTTCCTTCCGTTATGCGGGAGGAGACCTCGGCGTGAGCCGCAGGTATTCCAACGGGGATTTCATCAAACTGGACGCTTCTCCCATTCCTTTCGGAATGCGGCTTTCAGGTGTCGTCAAAGAGAACCCCAAAAATCCTCCCTATGCCGTGATCGTGCGTCTCAATCCTCCCGGCAATAATGATTACGACACGTATTCCGTAGCGGATGTCCCTGATGAAGACGGTTCGTTTTCTTTGGATATCGACTATCCCGGACATACGGGGTATGTCGATGTAACGATTTACATTCAGTACGCCGATGGATCTCGCTCCCAGATTGCCATACCTTCCACGATGAATAAGGATGGCTTGGCGACGGATTCCCTGCGTGACTTCGTCCTTTTCAATGAAGTGATTTCCTACTGGGATCGCATGCAGAACGACAAGGCTCGCGAAGCCTTGGAAAAAATTAAAACCCAGTATGCCGGAGATACCTCCGTCATGAAGTCGGTTGCCAGGTGGGAAGATGTTCTTACCAATAAGCAGCCCACCTTTAAGGGAGATCTTTCCAGTGTCCCGGATTCTGAAAAGAAGGTAAGCCTGCTGGATTACAAACCGTCTTCTTCGAAGTCCGGATGGCATGGCCCGTTCTGGAACCGTCTGGCTCCCAGCACATCCGGCCTGGATGCCTTCTTCTCGAGTGGTCCGGTGAAAAACTATATCATGAATCATGCCGTTGGCGACCTAGTCTATCATTTGGATGGCAAGTGGGATGAATTTTCCGCTACCGTTGGCGTTCCTTGCAGCAAGGACGGCAGTGTCGTGTTTGAAATTGTCGGAGACGGCAAGCCGTTGTTGACGAGTAAAACCCTTAAGGAAGGGGAAAGCGTTCCGGTTAAGGTTTCGGTCAAGGACGTGAAAGTCCTCGAAATCAAACTGAACGATGCCGGCGACGGCAATCGGAGCGATTGGGGATTGATCGTTTCTCCTGAATTGTCCCGATAG
- a CDS encoding NAD(P)H-dependent oxidoreductase gives MTAQECLGNMQWRYACKKFDPLLQIREEDWDAIRQMIVLSPSSVGLQPWKFIQVDNPELRRKLRAVSWDQTQVTDASRLIVFCARREVTMNDIDRYLARIVEIRGVTLESLEGYKQMMNGLIFSKTPGDLKAWIERQVYIALGVAMTVAAQLRVDTCALEGIDPLQYDAILGLESTPYRTLCALAFGYRSAEDRYASIPKVRFDVDDVMETL, from the coding sequence ATGACTGCTCAAGAATGCCTCGGCAATATGCAATGGCGCTACGCGTGCAAGAAATTTGATCCTCTTCTTCAAATCCGTGAGGAAGACTGGGATGCCATCCGCCAAATGATTGTCCTGAGTCCGTCCTCGGTAGGACTGCAGCCTTGGAAGTTCATCCAGGTAGACAACCCCGAATTGAGGCGGAAACTCCGTGCCGTTTCCTGGGATCAGACCCAGGTGACGGACGCCTCCCGCCTGATTGTCTTTTGTGCCCGGCGGGAAGTGACGATGAACGATATTGACCGCTATCTTGCCCGTATCGTTGAAATCCGCGGCGTTACGCTCGAATCTCTGGAAGGGTACAAGCAGATGATGAACGGTCTTATCTTCAGCAAAACGCCTGGAGATCTCAAAGCATGGATCGAACGCCAGGTATACATTGCTCTTGGTGTAGCTATGACCGTTGCTGCCCAGCTTCGTGTGGACACCTGTGCCTTGGAAGGCATTGATCCCCTCCAGTACGATGCGATCCTGGGACTTGAAAGTACCCCGTACAGGACTTTGTGCGCCTTGGCATTCGGTTATCGCAGCGCCGAAGATCGTTATGCATCCATTCCCAAAGTGCGCTTTGATGTGGATGACGTGATGGAAACGCTTTGA
- a CDS encoding energy-coupling factor ABC transporter permease, translated as MADALVSPSVGGTMWAVSAVVAAYSVHRLNREDNTAKIPLMGVMGAFVFAAQMINFSIPGTGSSGHLGGGLILASILGPYAAFLVMASVLLVQCLFFADGGLLAYGCNLFNMGFLSCMVAYPFLFKPLAGGNPATWTKGRITLASIVAAVIGLQLGAFGVVVETEASGVTALPFGQFALLMQPIHLAIGVVEGLATAAVILFVRNMQPGVFQPSLKTRSSRPGKLVIVLALIAALIGGVFSWYAASDPDGLEWAMAKTSMMEELPAPETDTHHRMAVIQEETAFLPDYSFASGSTESTPAMERAGTSLSGLLGAGIVFVLIVLGGWATSRFRHGKSSV; from the coding sequence CGTAGGAGGAACCATGTGGGCCGTATCCGCAGTTGTTGCGGCCTACAGCGTCCACCGTTTGAATCGGGAAGATAATACCGCCAAAATCCCGCTGATGGGAGTCATGGGGGCTTTTGTTTTCGCAGCCCAGATGATCAACTTTTCCATTCCTGGAACCGGATCGAGCGGACATTTGGGAGGGGGATTGATCCTCGCCTCTATACTGGGGCCCTATGCGGCCTTCCTCGTAATGGCCTCCGTCCTGCTGGTACAATGCCTGTTTTTTGCCGATGGAGGGCTCCTGGCCTATGGATGCAATCTCTTCAACATGGGGTTCCTGTCGTGCATGGTTGCCTACCCCTTCTTGTTCAAACCCCTGGCCGGAGGAAATCCCGCGACATGGACAAAGGGCAGAATCACCCTGGCTTCCATCGTCGCTGCCGTCATCGGCTTGCAGCTGGGAGCTTTCGGCGTTGTCGTAGAAACGGAAGCATCCGGAGTGACCGCCCTTCCCTTTGGGCAATTCGCCTTGCTGATGCAACCGATCCACCTGGCTATCGGCGTCGTGGAAGGTCTGGCAACAGCAGCCGTTATTCTCTTTGTTCGCAACATGCAGCCGGGCGTGTTCCAACCCTCCCTGAAAACCAGATCGTCCCGTCCTGGTAAATTGGTCATCGTCCTGGCTCTCATCGCCGCCCTCATCGGAGGCGTATTCTCCTGGTATGCAGCCTCCGATCCCGATGGGCTTGAATGGGCCATGGCTAAAACATCCATGATGGAAGAATTGCCTGCTCCGGAAACGGATACCCACCATCGCATGGCCGTCATCCAGGAAGAAACGGCTTTTCTCCCCGATTACTCCTTTGCTTCGGGAAGTACCGAGTCGACGCCAGCCATGGAACGGGCAGGAACAAGTCTTTCCGGTCTTCTTGGAGCAGGCATCGTCTTCGTCCTGATCGTTCTGGGAGGTTGGGCTACATCCCGTTTCCGCCACGGAAAATCCTCCGTCTGA
- a CDS encoding RNA pseudouridine synthase, whose protein sequence is MNQDGPIACVPWFRVVAESPEWIVVSKAAPLIVHPSNGKSEPNLLQGIETLLCYEVANGMKAALINRLDRETSGLTLIAKTPTATRQLGRAMQRRQMHKEYTAIVYGHPAWEQTVCELPILRQGEVTETRIWLKQCIHPQGKKCRTEFRVLRRFTRNGEPFSIIRCIPLTGRTHQIRVHLATLGSPIVGDKIYGPSEDCYLEFIHKGWTSELETRLLLPRHALHACVLDFPFDEELIHTQDELSPDLEEFIAGADRE, encoded by the coding sequence ATGAATCAGGACGGTCCCATTGCCTGCGTTCCCTGGTTCCGAGTCGTTGCGGAATCTCCGGAGTGGATCGTCGTCTCCAAAGCAGCCCCCCTGATTGTCCATCCGTCCAATGGAAAGTCGGAACCCAATCTCCTGCAAGGAATTGAGACTCTGCTTTGCTACGAGGTTGCCAACGGCATGAAAGCAGCCCTGATCAACAGATTGGACCGGGAAACGAGCGGATTGACGCTCATTGCCAAAACTCCTACCGCTACACGCCAATTGGGCCGAGCCATGCAAAGGAGGCAGATGCACAAAGAATACACGGCTATCGTGTACGGCCACCCCGCATGGGAACAGACTGTCTGCGAACTGCCGATCCTGCGGCAGGGAGAAGTCACGGAAACACGCATCTGGCTCAAGCAATGCATCCATCCCCAAGGAAAGAAATGCAGGACGGAGTTCCGTGTCCTACGCCGGTTCACAAGGAATGGAGAGCCATTCTCCATCATCCGGTGCATCCCGCTCACAGGACGCACGCACCAAATACGCGTCCATTTAGCGACACTGGGATCCCCCATCGTCGGAGACAAGATCTATGGACCGTCCGAGGATTGCTATCTGGAATTCATCCACAAAGGGTGGACTTCCGAGCTGGAAACACGGCTACTCCTGCCCCGCCACGCACTCCACGCCTGCGTACTCGACTTCCCCTTCGATGAAGAACTCATCCACACACAGGACGAATTATCCCCCGATCTGGAAGAATTCATTGCAGGCGCAGATCGGGAATAA
- a CDS encoding YhcH/YjgK/YiaL family protein: MILDNLNDSALYEGINPLFKQAFDYIKSLDLATVELGKTVLVDDELIVMVNSTGLKSPDKARMEVHNAFIDIHVPISTVERFAWKHRSTLETESEPFDHENDAQHFEDAPTTYVDVQPGEFVIVFPNDAHAGCIGSGEIRKIVVKVKVQ, translated from the coding sequence ATGATTCTGGATAACTTAAATGATTCCGCCTTGTACGAAGGTATTAATCCGCTTTTCAAACAGGCTTTTGACTACATCAAGTCTCTTGATCTCGCGACTGTAGAATTGGGGAAAACCGTTTTGGTGGATGACGAACTCATTGTTATGGTCAACAGCACCGGGCTGAAATCCCCCGACAAGGCCAGGATGGAAGTTCACAATGCTTTCATCGACATCCACGTTCCCATTTCCACCGTGGAACGCTTTGCCTGGAAGCACAGAAGTACCCTGGAAACGGAATCCGAACCCTTCGACCATGAAAACGATGCCCAGCATTTTGAAGATGCTCCGACGACTTACGTCGATGTCCAGCCTGGCGAATTCGTGATCGTCTTCCCGAATGACGCCCACGCCGGTTGCATCGGTTCCGGAGAAATCCGCAAAATTGTCGTCAAGGTGAAGGTCCAGTAA
- the cbiQ gene encoding cobalt ECF transporter T component CbiQ: MQRTEQAWFDMDTVERYARRSSFVHGIDARVKCLVTAVYLVCLLSVDLLNVPALVPFLAYPVVVCRMGNIPIMPLVRRSLVALPFCVMIGLFNPILDHQPAFTIGGTVITCGWVSFASILLRGEFTVLASLVLIATTGFPAICSAMRRMGVPTLLTTQCLLLYRYIFLLMEDATGLSTARDLRSYGTNRTPLRFWGAMVGSLLIRSMARAERIHKAMEARGFTGALHTLHEHSLRRADLIYGGVWCIILVLLRWSDAVFYIGAQTHRLLS; this comes from the coding sequence ATGCAACGGACGGAACAAGCCTGGTTCGACATGGATACCGTTGAAAGGTATGCCCGAAGGAGCAGTTTTGTTCACGGCATTGATGCACGGGTAAAATGCCTCGTTACAGCCGTGTATCTCGTATGCCTCCTCTCCGTCGATCTTCTGAATGTTCCGGCTCTCGTTCCCTTCCTGGCATACCCGGTAGTCGTCTGCCGCATGGGGAACATTCCTATCATGCCATTAGTGCGCCGCTCTCTCGTCGCCCTTCCTTTCTGCGTGATGATCGGGCTATTCAATCCAATTCTGGACCATCAACCCGCATTCACCATCGGCGGAACCGTCATCACCTGCGGCTGGGTTTCTTTTGCGTCAATCCTGCTCCGGGGAGAGTTCACAGTGCTGGCAAGCCTGGTTCTCATTGCCACAACGGGATTTCCGGCCATATGCTCCGCCATGAGAAGAATGGGGGTTCCAACTCTTCTGACAACGCAATGCCTATTGCTTTACCGCTATATTTTCCTGTTGATGGAAGATGCGACGGGTCTCTCGACGGCACGGGATCTACGAAGCTACGGTACGAACAGAACACCCTTGCGCTTTTGGGGGGCCATGGTCGGCTCCCTTCTGATTCGCAGCATGGCCAGGGCGGAACGCATTCACAAGGCTATGGAAGCCCGCGGCTTCACCGGGGCTTTGCATACACTCCACGAGCATTCACTAAGAAGAGCCGACTTGATCTATGGAGGAGTATGGTGCATCATACTTGTCCTCCTGAGATGGAGCGATGCTGTCTTTTATATCGGAGCCCAAACCCACCGTCTTCTATCATGA
- a CDS encoding IS110 family transposase, with protein MKPNKTKINREVGENIPQKNYAGVDISKDYLDICLQHKTYRFTNNKTGHKNMFRLFEKQEQPVHVVYESTGYLSRRLIPVFMDANISQTCLNPVRVRNYARSEGLQAKTDRLDAQVLCQLGKDKQLEQDYPLTREILQLKEYESVLTFYVKRRAQLKNEQKATNQPFLKQQLDQALKQEEKRIEALQVQMEKLINTHQELKEKYETYLNVKGIGKRNAMALISLMPELGSINRKQASALLGVVPYSWESGTMKGTRKIHGGRKELRHLLYLATVSALRCNEILQAKYKHFLSVGKTRKCALIACCHSLIIYLNSLTKKIIPPDAASHAAGGIGGE; from the coding sequence ATGAAGCCCAACAAAACAAAAATCAATCGTGAAGTAGGAGAAAACATACCTCAAAAGAACTATGCCGGAGTAGATATATCCAAAGACTATTTGGATATCTGCCTTCAGCATAAAACCTACCGATTCACCAACAACAAGACAGGACATAAGAACATGTTCCGTCTTTTTGAAAAACAGGAACAACCAGTTCATGTCGTGTATGAGTCCACCGGCTATTTAAGCCGTCGGCTTATCCCCGTTTTCATGGACGCCAATATCTCCCAAACATGCCTTAATCCGGTACGAGTAAGAAACTATGCCAGAAGTGAAGGACTACAGGCCAAGACCGACCGTTTGGACGCTCAGGTGCTCTGCCAATTGGGAAAAGACAAACAACTTGAGCAAGACTATCCACTTACCCGAGAAATTCTTCAGCTCAAAGAATACGAAAGTGTCCTTACTTTTTATGTCAAAAGACGGGCACAGTTGAAAAACGAGCAAAAAGCAACCAATCAGCCGTTTCTGAAACAGCAATTGGATCAAGCCCTGAAGCAGGAAGAAAAACGCATAGAGGCGTTGCAGGTTCAAATGGAAAAACTCATCAATACTCATCAAGAGCTAAAAGAAAAGTATGAAACCTATTTGAATGTTAAAGGAATAGGGAAACGCAATGCCATGGCGTTGATTAGCCTCATGCCCGAATTGGGAAGCATTAATAGAAAGCAGGCGTCAGCCCTACTCGGAGTAGTGCCTTATTCCTGGGAAAGCGGAACGATGAAAGGAACACGCAAAATACATGGGGGCAGAAAGGAACTGCGCCATCTTCTCTATTTGGCAACGGTTAGTGCCTTGAGGTGCAATGAAATCTTGCAGGCGAAGTACAAACATTTTCTCTCTGTGGGAAAAACACGAAAGTGTGCACTTATTGCCTGCTGTCATTCTCTAATCATTTATCTCAATAGCTTAACGAAAAAAATAATTCCCCCGGATGCAGCGTCGCACGCTGCCGGGGGGATTGGGGGCGAGTAG
- a CDS encoding tetratricopeptide repeat protein gives MELITEAQLTPQQQDLWKKARQAVDMNNYQYAISLLKALVKQLPGFLEGRRVLRASEIKLHPEPKKKGLFGGMRMTTVKRDPSSSLSSVEDELENDPFNEASNEILFHAAEDAGLPDVAAFALETVREGHPENKKLLHMLANHYIARKMPAEAASVYHDIVKVDPSDSIAVKGEKDCTAQASMQKQNWENASSMKDVMKSTNESASLEKLDKQGMTRQEMEARLAQLSERYAANQTDLATVRAIASVYEQMEDWANACSFFSYAFSLSHNDVSLSAKASEMSEKARNAQLDELKKRAAAEPDNQELQDQLAQMTQQLSEEIVAECRSRVEGNPTDPQLRFDLGQALFNAGNFTDAIPELQRARNNPYLRIKAMLMLGKCYESKNMNDMALHQLAEANAEVTTMDATKLEILYLMGTLNEKLGKKQEALDCFKTIYDSNYGYRDVAKRVESAYV, from the coding sequence ATGGAACTCATTACAGAAGCTCAGCTTACACCGCAGCAACAGGATTTGTGGAAGAAGGCCCGCCAGGCCGTGGACATGAACAACTACCAGTATGCCATTAGCCTGTTGAAGGCCTTGGTCAAGCAATTGCCCGGATTCCTCGAAGGGCGTAGAGTCTTGCGTGCCAGCGAAATCAAACTGCATCCCGAACCCAAGAAGAAGGGCCTTTTCGGCGGCATGCGCATGACGACTGTCAAGCGTGATCCTTCCTCCTCTCTCTCATCGGTTGAAGACGAATTGGAAAACGATCCTTTCAACGAAGCTTCCAACGAAATCCTCTTCCATGCGGCCGAAGATGCAGGCCTGCCCGACGTTGCCGCATTCGCCTTGGAAACCGTCCGTGAAGGCCATCCGGAGAACAAGAAACTTCTTCACATGCTGGCTAATCACTATATTGCCCGCAAGATGCCTGCCGAAGCCGCCTCCGTCTACCACGACATCGTCAAGGTGGATCCCTCCGACTCCATTGCCGTGAAGGGAGAAAAGGACTGCACGGCCCAGGCCTCCATGCAGAAGCAAAACTGGGAAAATGCTTCTTCCATGAAGGACGTCATGAAGAGCACCAACGAATCCGCTTCTCTGGAAAAACTCGACAAGCAGGGGATGACTCGTCAGGAAATGGAAGCCCGTCTTGCCCAGTTGTCCGAACGCTATGCTGCCAACCAGACGGACTTGGCTACGGTGCGCGCCATTGCCAGCGTGTACGAACAGATGGAAGACTGGGCTAACGCCTGTTCCTTCTTCAGCTATGCCTTCTCTTTGAGTCACAATGATGTTTCCCTCAGTGCCAAGGCATCCGAAATGAGCGAAAAGGCTCGCAATGCCCAGCTTGACGAGCTCAAGAAGCGTGCGGCCGCCGAACCCGACAATCAGGAACTTCAGGATCAGCTTGCCCAGATGACTCAGCAGCTCTCCGAAGAGATTGTGGCGGAATGCCGTTCCCGCGTGGAAGGCAACCCGACCGATCCCCAGCTCCGTTTCGACCTTGGTCAGGCTCTGTTCAATGCCGGTAACTTTACGGATGCCATCCCGGAACTTCAGCGCGCTCGTAACAACCCCTATCTGCGCATTAAGGCTATGCTCATGCTGGGTAAGTGCTATGAGTCCAAGAATATGAACGACATGGCTCTCCACCAGCTTGCGGAAGCCAATGCCGAAGTCACCACCATGGACGCAACCAAGCTCGAAATCCTCTACCTCATGGGAACATTGAACGAAAAGCTTGGCAAGAAGCAGGAAGCTCTGGATTGCTTCAAGACGATTTACGATTCCAACTATGGCTACCGCGATGTAGCCAAGCGTGTGGAATCCGCTTACGTCTGA
- a CDS encoding pseudouridine synthase has translation MRIDALLSRYGYCSRSEAPRWVKKGRVTIQGNPVASPSQKAEPEDVLVDGTPVEFPRGIYVAFYKPLDVTCSHDDRDGTPIYDLLPPEWSERNPAVTSVGRLDKDTEGLLLVTDDGKFVHRLTSPKHHIDKVYELTTEADIPEHAVEDFASGTFTLEGEKSPCHPARLEILEARHARLTLTEGRYHQVRRMLAAVGTPVSTLKRLSIGPLHLDDLQLEAGHWTPIDPTLFEK, from the coding sequence ATGCGAATTGACGCCCTCCTCTCCAGATATGGCTATTGTTCCCGTAGTGAAGCGCCTCGATGGGTAAAAAAAGGCCGGGTTACCATCCAGGGGAATCCGGTCGCGTCTCCATCCCAGAAAGCGGAGCCGGAAGATGTTCTGGTTGATGGAACACCAGTCGAATTTCCCCGCGGCATTTATGTGGCGTTCTACAAGCCTTTGGATGTCACTTGCAGCCACGACGACCGCGACGGTACGCCAATTTACGACCTTCTCCCCCCCGAATGGTCGGAAAGGAACCCCGCCGTCACCTCGGTAGGCCGTTTGGACAAAGACACGGAAGGCCTGCTTCTGGTCACGGACGACGGCAAGTTCGTTCACCGCCTTACTTCTCCCAAGCATCATATAGACAAGGTGTACGAACTCACGACAGAAGCCGACATCCCGGAACATGCCGTGGAGGACTTCGCCTCCGGAACCTTCACGTTGGAAGGAGAAAAATCCCCCTGCCACCCCGCCCGGCTGGAAATTCTAGAGGCGAGGCATGCCAGATTGACTCTGACGGAAGGCCGCTACCACCAGGTACGCCGCATGCTTGCCGCAGTCGGAACTCCCGTATCGACCTTGAAACGCCTCTCCATCGGCCCTCTTCATTTGGACGACTTGCAATTGGAAGCCGGCCACTGGACGCCCATCGATCCGACCCTGTTCGAAAAATAA
- a CDS encoding energy-coupling factor ABC transporter ATP-binding protein, protein MSHHIVRATHVSYTYPDKTQALRDVSFEARHGEAIALVGGNGAGKSTLLLALCGALMPDSGEIRIGDIPVVKSTLPSIRKSVGMVFQNPDDQLFMPTIMEDVCFGPLNMGMPGKDAEEHARQALDTVGLWDIRDKASHRLSGGEKRGAAIASVLAMEPDILIMDEPSTHLDPYSRRQMINFLQGFIHTRIIATHDLPLVLDLCPRVILMHGGQIIADGVTEEIFRDRELLESCRLEQPECFRQ, encoded by the coding sequence ATGAGCCACCATATTGTCCGAGCAACCCACGTTTCCTATACCTATCCGGACAAGACCCAAGCGCTTCGCGACGTCAGTTTCGAGGCACGCCATGGAGAAGCCATTGCCTTGGTCGGAGGCAACGGCGCAGGAAAATCCACCCTGCTCCTTGCCTTGTGCGGAGCTTTGATGCCGGATTCCGGAGAAATCCGGATCGGTGACATTCCCGTTGTTAAAAGTACCCTGCCTTCCATTCGGAAATCAGTCGGGATGGTATTTCAGAATCCTGACGACCAACTCTTTATGCCGACAATCATGGAAGATGTCTGCTTTGGTCCTCTCAATATGGGAATGCCCGGCAAGGACGCAGAGGAACATGCACGCCAGGCTCTGGACACAGTCGGGCTCTGGGATATCCGGGACAAGGCCTCCCACCGCCTTTCCGGCGGAGAAAAACGAGGAGCGGCCATCGCCTCCGTTCTTGCCATGGAACCGGATATCCTCATCATGGATGAACCGAGCACCCATCTGGACCCTTATTCCCGCCGCCAGATGATCAACTTCCTGCAAGGCTTCATTCACACACGGATTATTGCAACGCATGACCTCCCTCTAGTTCTCGACTTGTGCCCCCGCGTGATCCTGATGCACGGAGGTCAAATCATTGCCGACGGGGTGACTGAAGAGATTTTCCGGGACAGGGAACTTTTGGAATCCTGCCGTCTGGAACAACCGGAGTGTTTCCGTCAATAA